A DNA window from Anas acuta chromosome 4, bAnaAcu1.1, whole genome shotgun sequence contains the following coding sequences:
- the LONRF1 gene encoding LON peptidase N-terminal domain and RING finger protein 1, which translates to MASSAPHGSSGALPPEPGGSGRAAGQEEKEKGEAAPARLKEAAGASLASLCLGPPGGRLLECLLLNYRLRLGLARGRAAAAAEGSGAAEGPLRCCGCRRFLGEPVTVPCGHTYCRRCLRRELRARCRRCRARLVPGAPARPSVVLSQLAEKWFPAECERARAGSRLEELLAQGRFREALGAAGQALRADSSNLMLRIYRAESYAGLQEYKTAIEDLNFVISKMPSWPEVYFRKGKVLHDSGFVGDALQLFLQCLALDEDFLPAKLEVERTLCDVLSPEKLGESLKESAWNSPHIRNKPFILGSEVAESQCNLQLCPEQSLGGSEVLEPVSGSLNRAQSAHALNSPKDLAKEDVLKRVSSEPLLSGQEKGALLKRKLSFSEQDTVVSEDGRNKHKKQGESTKRDTTLAYGTIPGNLIDVSDFECSLCMRLFFEPVTTPCGHTFCKGCLERCLDHAPQCPLCKESLKEYLASRRYCITELLEELIMKYLSDELYERKRIHAEETAEHSNLTKNVPMFVCTMAYPTVPCPLHVFEPRYRLMIRRSMETGTKQFGMCISDSQNGFADYGCMLQIRNVHFLPDGRSVVDTVGGKRFRVLRRGMKDGYCTADIEYLEDVKVVDEKELKKLRELHNFVYNQACNWFQNLRNKFRTQILQHFGPMPDREENIQAMPNGPAWCWWLLAVLPVDPRYQLSVLSMMSLKDRLIKIQHILTYFSRDQSK; encoded by the exons ATGGCGTCCTCCGCTCCGCACGGCTCCTCCGGGGCGCTGCCGCCGGAGCCGGGAGGCAGCGGGCGGGCGGccgggcaggaggagaaggagaagggcgAGGCGGCGCCGGCTCGGCTGAAGGAAGCGGCGGGCGCCTCGCTGGCGTCGCTGTGCCTCGGCCCGCCGGGCGGCCGGCTGCTGGAGTGCCTGCTGCTCAACTACCGCCTGCGCCTGGGGCTGGCCCGCGGCCGTGCTGCCGCCGCCGCGGAGGGCTCGGGGGCTGCCGAGGGGCCGCTGCGCTGCTGCGGCTGCCGCCGCTTCCTGGGCGAGCCGGTGACGGTGCCGTGCGGGCACACCTACTGCCGCCGCTGCCTGCGCAGGGAGCTGCGGGCGCGCTGCCGCCGCTGCCGGGCTCGGCTGGTGCCGGGGGCCCCGGCGCGGCCCAGCGTGGTGCTGAGCCAGCTGGCCGAGAAGTGGTTCCCGGCGGAGTGCGAGCGGGCCCGGGCCGGCAGccggctggaggagctgctggcgcAGGGCCGCTTCCGAGAGGCGCTGGGCGCCGCCGGGCAGGCGCTGCGGGCAG attccAGTAACCTGATGCTAAGAATTTATAGAGCTGAGTCATATGCTGGCCTCCAAGAGTATAAAACAGCCATAGAAGATCtaaattttgttatttctaaaaTGCCAAGTTGGCCAGAG GTCTACTTCCGGAAAGGAAAAGTGCTGCATGACTCTGGCTTTGTAGGTGATGCCTTACAACTGTTTCTACAGTGCTTAGCCCTTGATGAGGACTTTCTTCCAGCCAAGCTTGAAGTAGAAAGG acACTGTGTGATGTGCTGTCACCTGAGAAGTTAGGAGAGAGCCTGAAGGAGTCTGCTTGGAATTCACCACATATTCGAAATAAACCTTTTATACTTGGTTCTGAGGTGGCAGAGTCTCAATGCAATTTGCAACTTTGTCCTGAGCAG AGTTTAGGAGGATCAGAAGTACTGGAGCCTGTCAGTGGAAGCCTAAATCGGGCACAATCTGCCCATGCTCTTAACTCACCGAAAGACCTCGCCAAGGAAGATGTCTTAAAGAGAGTATCTTCTGAACCCCTTCTTTCTGGTCAAGAAAAAGGTGCTTTgttgaaaagaaagctttccttttcagaacAGGATACGGTTGTAAGTGAAGATGGaagaaacaagcacaaaaaGCAAGGAG AAAGTACAAAAAGGGATACGACACTGGCTTATGGAACAATTCCAGGGAATTTGATTGATGTATCAGATTTTGAGTGCTCTCTGTGTATGAG GCTGTTCTTTGAGCCAGTGACAACCCCTTGTGGGCACACTTTTTGCAAAGGCTGCTTGGAACGGTGCTTAGATCATGCTCCTCAGTGTCCACTCTGTAAGGAGAGTTTGAAAGAG TACCTGGCAAGCAGAAGATATTGCATCACAGAACTGCTGGAGgaattaataatgaaatatttgtctGATGAATTatatgagagaaaaagaattcaTGCTGAAGAAACTGCTGAACACTCAAA CTTGACCAAGAATGTTCCGATGTTTGTTTGCACTATGGCATATCCTACTGTGCCTTGCCCTCTACATGTATTTGAGCCAAGATATCGACTAATGATTCGCAGAAGTATGGAAACTGGGACAAAACAGTTTGGGATGTGTATAAGTGATTCTCAAAATGG TTTTGCAGATTATGGATGCATGCTGCAAATTAGGAATGTTCATTTTCTACCTGATGGGCGGTCTGTTGTCGATACTGTTGGTGGAAAGAGATTTCGAGTTTTACGGAGAGGGATGAAAGATGGTTATTGCACTGCAGACATTGAGTATTTGGAAGATGTTAAG GTTGTTGATGAAAAAGAACTAAAGAAACTGAGAGAACTTCATAATTTTGTTTACAATCAGGCCTGTAATTGGTTCCAAAACCTAAGAAACAAATTCCGCACTCAAATTCTTCAGCACTTTGGGCCAATGCCTGACAGGGAGGAAAATATACAG gcaatgCCCAATGGCCCTGCTTGGTGTTGGTGGCTTCTAGCGGTTCTCCCAGTAGACCCCAGATATCAGCTGTCAGTTCTCTCTatgatgtctttaaaagaccGTCTGATAAAAATCCAGCATATACTCACCTATTTTTCTAGAGACCAGTCCAAGTGA